GCCCAGGGATAATCTACTATTACCTTGCCTTCCTTAACGATGTGTGGAAGGCCTAAGAGCTCAAGGTACCTCTTTGCATAGCCAAGAACTTCCAGGGATATTTCAACCCTTCTCGCAAACTTTATCCCCCTAAAGCTGTCCCATTCAATTTCAGCATTCCCTTTGAGGATCCTCCAGAGCTCCTCAACTTCATGTGGCTTTAAAGTGTTCCAGTAGAGGGTGTAGTAAGGGTGGAGAGGTATCTCAAGTATCTCAGAGAAGTGAATGGCAAGCTCGACAGGCGGCTTAACCCTTAGGGGGTCGTACAACATCTTTGCAAGGAAGTCTGGATCAACCTCCAAGTATTCTGATGCTTCCTCGACAGCATCCCTTGGATTCTCTTCAAATGGTTTTAGTTCAACCTCATAAACCTCATTAACTGCCTTAACGAACTCCTGAATCCACCACTCTTCAACGTAGTTTGCTGGTAGTAAGGTTTGATTGTTCTCGACGAAGTCTCCAAAGGCTATTATAGCGTCGCCCAAGTAAAGGATCTCCTCAACTTGATCCCTAATCTTAAGGGCCAGCTGATAATCATCAACCCTGAGGACGCTACCGTCCTTCAGCTTCACTATTGGCCCCTCAGCCGTAGTTGCAGGAGTCACAACCGCTCCCTTTCCCGGCCTTTCGGTTTTCATCTGCGTTCCTATCGCAAGGAACTCGTCAACGAGGATCATCGTTGCCGGATTTATGCTCCAAGTGGCAAAACCGCTAACCCTGCTCCTCCCATAACGTAACCTAAAGCCACCATTTGCCGAGGGTTGTGAGAATAAGGGTCTTCCACCGATTATCTCCTTGGCGTACTTATCGCTCGGAGCTATCTCAGCTCTAAACCTCTCGTAGAGCTCGTAGTAGAAGCCCTTCTCAACCTTAACTTTAACTTCCTCAACGGCAGTTTCCTGGGCCTTCTCCTCCTTTTCCTCCTCTTTTGATTCACCTTTCTCCTTAGCCTCAACAAACTCTTTGAGCCAGTCCCACCCTTCAATGCCCATCTTATCTATGTACTTGACGAGCTTCTTGGCCTTCTGGAGAACACCCTCAGCCAGAACGAGAATGGCTCCACCCCTCAGCTGGTTCGTCTCAACCCCAGGAACATCCCTGTGAGAAACCTCAACGTCATCCGTAGCTTCGCCTGTAATCTCTATAGGAATGTTCTTCATTGCCAGCCTAACTTCCTCTGGGGAGGGATGGTACTGCAACCTAGTTACAGCCCTGTGGTAAAGGTCAACTTCCTCAACCATCCTCTCTATGTGCTTTTCACTCGGCTTAAACCTGTCTAAGCCAAGCTTCCTCCTGACATAGTCACCAACGAGGACGCTCAAAGCCTGAGCGGTTCCACCGGAACTCCTTATGGGGCCAGCGTAGTACAAAGCCAGATACTCACTATTATCAGCCCAAGTGTTCCTCTTTATTTTAACATCAGCTATCCCTTCTATAGGAGCTGAAACTATTCCCTCGGTAAGTATCGCTAAAGCAGTCCTCACGGCCTGTTCAGCGTACTTCTCCTTACTCCCGAAGTCCCCAAATTTCCCCTCAATTATCTCGTCAACTATCTTCAATGCCGCAATCTCCTTACCATACTCCTTAACGAGCTCCCTAATTCTCTCAGCAACGCCAGGGGGACCAACTAAGCTCTCAACTCTCCCAGCCATGTCGGTGGCTTGTGGTATCTCCACGTCAGTTGAGGGATCCTTACCCTGGGCCCTCGCCTTCTTCGCTATCTCATAGGCCCTATCGATCTCACGCTGAAGCATCTCGAAGTACTCCTTCATTTCCTGTGGAAGATCCATCAGCACCACCTGCTAAAGTCAAGAACTTTCACAACCTTCGCACTCTCAACATCTACAACGGGAACCTTTCCTGGGGTGGGGACTATGTTCACCATCTTCTGGAACTCGGTCTGTGCCTGCCAAGTCGCGGAGTTAACGAGTTGAATCCCCCTGTAAACCACGGCATCATACACGTGAACGTGGCCCATCTGAACCAAATCCGGAACTTCCTCTATAACGAGCAGATCTTCAGGGTCTGGAGCTATGGGAACCTTTCCGCCGAAGGTTGGAGCAAGATGCCTCATCTTCAGCAATTCAACCATCGGCAGGCCCGGCTTGTGATGGGTTAGCCCAGGGACGAAAGAAACTACATCCTCAATTCCCCTCCCGTGGGCTATTAGGAAGTCCCTGCCGTGTAGCCTTATCACCGCAGGATTGCTTATGATTACAGCGTTCTTTAGTTTGTAGATAGGTTTAGCATACTCCTCGTAAAACTCTGGTTGAGGTATCGCGGGCCTTGCGGCATCGTGGTTTCCTGGGCCGATAAACATTGTTATGTGCTTGGGAACGTTTGCGAGGAGGTTTGCCAAGGCCTCGTACTGGTCGAATATATCAGGGATTATGAGGTCTGAGTACTGGCCAGGGTAAACACCTATGCCATCCACAACGTCACCGGCTATTATGAGGTACTTGACCCTACTAACTATTTCCTCCTCTTCCTTGGTTTCAACGTAACCATTCAGCCACTCCAAGAACTTCATGAAGGCCTTCTCACAGAACTCCTTGCTACCAACGTGGATATCGCTTATGAGTATGGCATAGACCTTCTCTTCCAGTGGAGGTTTCTGCTTCCTGTAGAGCGGGACATCCGGGAGGTAGAATTTATTAGCGAAGAATATGCCCTTCTTTGAATAGAATCCCTTGAATGCAACGACTGCATCTGGGAGAACTTTAAAGGCATCGCGGTAGTCTTCAGAGTCTTTGGGCAGGAACACCTTAACTCTTCCAGTTTGATCCTCAATCTCAAATATCAAACCTTTGTTCGTCTCTCTTTTGTCGTTGACGAGGCCTATTATAGTTACCTCCTCATCCCCCTTAACGTACCTCAACTTAGCTATATCCACCACGGTCTTTATTTCCGGATTTTCCCTGAGTATCCTCCTCAACTTTTTTAGCCTACTCCTGAAGAGGGAGGCGTAGGCCTCCACTATTATCTCGCCCTCTTTTCCGTTAGCATTCTTGGCCTTTGGAGGCTTCAGCTTCACGTGCCTCACGTCGAATTTAACCTCATAGTCGGGCTCTATTTGAGCATATGTAAAGTTGGGATTTGGCTCAATGGTGAAGCCTTCATAAATAGAATACTCCTTCTTCTCGGTTATTTCTTCTGGACCATAGACCATGGGGAGGCCGTATTTTGTGAGCACAACAGTTTCACCGTTATTATTCTCCTCCCCATTTCCATTAGAAAGGAGCTCTTGCTGCTCTTCAATTACACCAAAAACGTCTTCAGGAACTTCAAATTCTTGGGCCTCATTTCCAGTGGAAATAGAACTCTCCCTTTCAGAAATTTCCTCTATGATACCCTCTTCTGAGACAACAGAGGATGATGACGACAGTGTTTCACTAGAGGTTCCAGTGGAAATATAACTCTCCCCGGCTGAAACATTTTCTTCAGCCATTTTAACTTCTTCTACGATTTCAGCCGAGAATTGTTCTTTTTCTTGAGTTCCCTCAGTAATTATTTGTTCCTCATGAGATTCAGGTGTTGTCTGCTCGATTTTTCCAGTGGAAATGTAACCCACCTTTTCTTCCACTGGAGCCTCGAGACCCCTCACCTTCAAGAACTCACTCGCAATTGCATCATCAATTATGAAAGTCCCCCGAGACTTTGCAAACTTTATCAGTTCCGCTAACGAGAACTCTCCCCGCCTAAAATGCTCGACGAGGATGTAATAGGCTGCAGGGGTTAAGAGGTAATTGTTCTTAATTAGGCTCCTAACAAACTCATCCATCAAACCAGCCTCCGCTGCTCGCTTTTAAGAGAAATTGCCAAGAGGGGCTGTATTGTGTAGTCGTACCTAAACACATTCCTTATCTTATATGGAGTAACGTTGAGCCTTATCTCTTTTGTCCTACCGTACCTCCCCTTACTTACGACTTTCGCATTAATTATGCCGAGCATGTCAAGCTCGTTTATGAGATCGCTTATCCTCCTCTGGGTGAGGGGCTCGAGGTCTATGTACTCGCACAGATCCCTGTAAACGGAATAAACTTCACCCGTATTCGCCGGCAAATCCCCATTCTCATCCAGAAGGACTATTGCATACAAGAGAACCTTGGACTGGAGAGGCAGAGTTTTTATTACCTCCTCCATCATGTCCTGCTCTATCTTCTCCTGGGCCTTCCATACGTGGCTCTCGGTTACCTTATCAGCACCTTCCCTTTCAGCGATCTCCCCAGCCACCCTCAACAGGTCAAGGGCCTTTCTAGCGTCCCCATGCTCTCTCGCGGCTAAAGCAGCACATAATGGGATTACACCCTCGTCTAGAACCCCAGGATAAAAGGCCTCTTCAGCCCTCTGCATGAGGATATCCCTAAGCTGATTGGCATCGTACGGCGGGAAGACGACCTCCTCCTCGCTCAAGCTCGAGAGAACCCTTGGGTCAAGGTACTCCTTGAACTTCAGGTCGTTTGATATCCCTATAACGCTAACCTTAGCCCTCTTAAGCTCGGTGTTTATCCTCGTTAGGGAGTAGAGAACTTCATCTCCGCTCTTCTTCACGAGCTTATCTATCTCGTCAAGGACTATTATCACGAACCTCTCCTTCATGTCTATTACCTGCTTGAGCTTCGCGTAGACCTCATCTGTAGGCCATCCAACTAAGGGGACTTCTATCCCCGTTTCGTGCTTGAAGTGGTTAACGATGTTGGCGAGAACTCTGTAATGGGTGTCAGTAATTTCACAGTTGATGTAGATAACATCCACGGGAATGTTGTACTTCTTAGATATCTTCTTCAACTCCTCAGTGACGAACTTTACCGTTACAGTCTTTCCGGTTCCGGTCTTGCCATACACGAAGATATTTGAGGGAGTTTCACCCCTTAGGACAGGAACCAAGATTTGAGCAAGGGTCTCTATCTGCTCGTGCCTGTGGGGTAGATCCTTGGGAGTATAGCTATGCCTAAGCACCTCCTTGTTCTTGAATATTTTCCTTGCCTTGAGCAACTTCTCAAAGAGCTTATCAAGGTGCAACTGCTCACCTCTGTCCATCAATGACCCTCCATTGGAAATTATGCTTTTTTAATGACATGTCCTTTATTTCCAGTGGAAATGAAACTCATTTTGTTAACTGACTTTAAATAAGCGTGACATTAAGGTATGATTTTCAAGTGGAATCATCACACTAGGGACATCATTTCCACAGGAAGCACACGAACCAGTGGAAAGCAACGGTTATCTTTCACTCAGAGTTTTTATGCTTTGCTTATACATGATGATGTCAAAATTAATATTGAAATATTTCTCATATGAAAAGCTTTCACAAGAAATTCCTTAGAACCCCCAAGATGCTCCACGAGACATGGTTTACAAAGACCAATGCACACAAAAATTTCCTGTGGAAATCCAATGAACAAATTTGCACATAAAAATTTAGGCGTTATTAACCATTTTTGTCCAATTTTGTTAAGCATATTCGATTAAAAGTTCAGCTAAAGTTAAACGGAAGTGAAACCCCCCAGAGTTTCATTTCCACTGGAACTCGCGGGCAAACACCTAGAATAATTAAATTTTTATCCAGTACAAACACTCTCCCATATTAGCTCGATTTCCTATTTAAATAATTTTCTCTGAACATTTTATAAGTGAAATCATGCTTTTCATGAAAAAATAAATAGTTTAAATGTTCAAAAATGTGCATTAAATGAACAAACGTTTGTTGACAAACGTAAAGATAACACGGGTCATATATTGTAAGTTTGTAAATATCTGAGCCCTCAAGAAAATTTTTGTTGGGTACTTCCCCAGAGAAGTTCCAGTGGAAATGAAACTCTGGGGGTTTTAAGATAAAAATAGAAACGTTCAGACAAAGGCCGTCTTTAAGACGTCAGCACATCCGCACTTCCTCTCCTCAGGTATCTTTGGAATTGCCTTCCTGAGGAGCCTCTGCACCTTTTCTTCATTCTCTTTCATAACCCTAAGAACTTCCTGAGCATCTACCGGCTTCTCAGCCCAAACGTCGTAGTCGGTGACAGTTGAAATGTTAACGTAGCACATCCCTAACTCTCTCGCGAGGTTTACCTCTGGAACGAGGGTCATCCCTATGACGTCAGCAAACTGCCTGAACATCCTTGATTCTGCCCTCGTTGAGAACCTTGGTCCTTCAATGCATATGTACGTTCCCTTTTCGTGCACTGGTAGGTTTAGCTCCTTTGCCGTCTCTATGAATATCCTCCTGAGTTCTGGGCAGAAGGGATCGGCCATGCTTATATGAGCAACCTTTGGGCCGTTGTAGAAGGTGTACTCCCTCTTCTTCGTGAAGTCTATGAACTGGTCAATTATCACGATGTCCCCAGGCTTGTACTCCTCCTTAAGGGAGCCGACTGCATTAATTCCTATTACCCTCTTAACCCCGAGTTCCTTGAGGGCCCATATGTTTGCGCGGTAGGGAACTTCATGTGGGGGGAACTCGTGGTACTTCCCGTGCCTTGGGATGAATGCAACTTCAACTCCCTCTATCTCCCCTATTTCCACTGGAGCTGAAGGCCTTCCATATGGGGTGTGCACCTTCACGGTTTCCTTGGGCTCGAAGACTCCATAAACACCAGAACCGCCTATTATTCCTACCTTGGGCATGGCAACCACCGTTTAGATTGATCTCATTGTGCATATAAGAGTTGCTTTTCCAGTGGAAATTGGGGAGCCCTTTTAGAATTTCACCTCTGTCAGACTTATAAAGGATTTCTCAGAGGTAAGAGTTTTGCCAATATAGTTAGCTAGGCAAGTAAAGTTAGATATTATAAACATCCCTATCTTGAAGTTCGAGAATTGCTTTTCTCAGTGGTTTTTCGGGGATTTGATAAATTCCTCTCTTTGGTTTTATTAGTAAGCCCCCATCGACGAGGTTCCTCAGCACGCTTTTTGCCCTCCTCTCTGAGATCCCAGTAAGCGAGGTAACCTCTGCAAGTATCTCCTCAGTGGTAACGCCAAAAGAAGGCCCTTTTGCAACCTTTTTTAGTGCAACAACATATGCAGGGGACTTATAAATCCTGATAAAGTTTCTAACATCCAGCTTCCACAACTTCACAGCATATTCTACTGTTGCAAGTAGTGCTTTATCATGGGGCTCTCCATTAACCCTGAGCCTGCCGTAATAGGCCAAAAAGCCGGGAACGTTTGAAAGCTCTGTTGCAGCCTCAACTAGTTCATCCTCGGTGTATCCTATTTTCGCAAGCCCTCTCTTGAGGTACTCTACACTCTCCTCAAGCTTCCACCGTGAAACGTGTATCTTCTCGACATACCTCGCAAAGAAGGGTTTATCTTCGCTTGGGTTCAGTATCCTTTCAAGTAGTCCGGGCATCGAGCCAGAAAGAACTACCGTTACATTCTCGAATCCATCAGAAATTGTTTGGAGCATGCCGAGCATGTTTAAAGGCGCAAATCGGGGAAGCACTTGGGCTTCATCGAATATAATGACGACCTTCTCTCCCCTTTTATTTAGGAACCTGAGTAAATTAAGGAATGCATTTTGAAATTCTACAACTTTCCTGGGCCTTATGTCCATCCTAACTATTCCGAGGCTTAGCGTTGCAGAGTAGTCAAGGTCTTCTTCAGAGATGTTACTCATGACTGGTACGAGCTCCGTGTAGCTTATCGCCTCCTGACCCATTCCAAATGCCAGATCATAATAGAGGTACTTGTATTTTGAACCGTACTTATTAAGGAAGACATTTATTACGCTTGTTTTCCCAACCCTTCTCGGACCAAGAATTGCGGCAAAGTCCCCCTCCTCTACAGCTTTGTTAAGCTTTCTTACCGCTTCCCTATGTCTCCTCCCAAACAGGTCTTTCTCATTTCTTATAGGTCTCGTGCTGAACAAAGTGAACACCCCATCACTAGTGATGGGGCGACATTTTAAAACTTTCTGTAAACAATGAATATATGCTTCATGGGTTTCTTTCCTAGTACCTTGGTCCATATCTTTGAATAGTTCATTAATTCTCTCGCTTACTGTCCTTTGGGTGGCTGTGGTTTACATTGTCATTTCAAGGAAAGCTCCTCTATGAACTCTTTTGCCCTGAGTATTTTGACCTTTCTTCCATTAAAGCTGTACGTTTTAGTTTTCCTGTCCCTTATCTGGATGATATGCTTTGTGTTTTCTGAGATAATGTACTCAGCGTTGGCGGAATACGCAACGTCGAAAAATTTTGCATCATCTGGATCCTTTAGCTTTTCAAGAAATTCGTGATTATTGGAAAACTTGGGCTTTGGACTGATAATAGTGCTTTTCCTCTTTACCAAGGTAAGTATCTGGAGGGCCAGAAGTTCCTTTTCTGTTCCTCCAGCTATCTCCATGAGAACTCGGCTCATCTCTTCGTATATATCCCTGCTGAGGTAATTCTCTACTTTCCCTGTAACGAGGGCCCTTAAAATTCTCCACGCTGGAGAACGTTGAGGATTTCTAGATTTAAGCGCACTAACCAAGATAGATGTATCAAGGACTACTCTTATTGCCATTTAAATCACTCCAACATGCTTTAGCTTGTTCTCGATCCTCTTGAATTTCCTGATATTTCTCCTTGCTTCAATCAAAAGTTCCTCTGTACTCTTGTGAATTTCAGGAGTGCTTTCGGCCTCCTTAACTGCAAGCTCAAAAAGATCCTCTGGTGATAGATCCTCTGTAGATTTTTCAAGCTCTTCAAGTTTCTTATCCCATTCCTTCCTTTTTCTCAACTCTTCAAAGAACCATATTATGTCTTCTGGCCTCTCATGGATCTTCTTTGCTAGTTGGACTATCCACTCACTCACTGCCTCTTGTGTCTCCCGCCTTTGAAAAAGCCTAATAACCTTTTCAACGTCAGATGCCACGAGCTTACCCCTCAATTGCACTATTTAAAAAGAGATATAAAATTGTTTCTTGTTCCAAAGTTCCTGAAATATGCTGGTTTGATATTTTTCTGTCAGTCTAAGCTAATCATTTATATCTTGCTAGCAAGTCAACATAGCATTTCAAAAGCTTGTGAAGATCGAGAGGGCTGGTCCTATGTTGGGATCGATACAGGTTGGGGCAATGCTAAATCCATTAGCTTTTTCATTAAGATTGCGTAAGCTATTTATTCCAAAAAAATACCTTAAAGAGAATTAGGTGAAAAATGCCAACCGAAATTACTATGGAGGATCTTCCAGCGAGATGATAGCTAGAATGAATAAGCGAGAATTAAATAAGCTAATTAGAGAACTTATTCTTGAGTCTGAAGCTTCAGTTTGAAGTTAGCCGTGGTTTTGATGTTTCCTTAGCTCCAAAAGAAAACAAATCCAAGAAATCTGTGAGATAATAGAAGAAAAGTAGAACTTTAGGTCTTGAGTACATTAATTATTATGGGAATATCCGAAGTCATGGTTTCATACCACGTGGGAGGCCATAGTTATTTAAGGTTGGCCCAGCTTTTTATGAGGTTAAGTTTGTCTTTAGAAAAGGCCTTGTTCATTTTTTTGGCGGCTTTTCGGTAGATAGGGAGGGGCATTTCATAGTATGTTATGTTCTTTGTCTTATGTTCTTTAAGAATACCTTGGTCGAGTAGCGTTTGAATGAGATTATCTGTAAGTTTCTCATTAAGTTTTATTGGGCTATTTTTTTATTTTTGAAGCAGTGAACAATAGTGGCTTGCCATTTTTTCTTCACTCATCACTTTGTAAGCTCTTGCTATTTTTCGTGAGAGTGTATCAGAAATTTTTATCTTGATGCCGTCTGCGAGGGTCTTAGCAACGGCAAACATGGCAATATGTTGGAGCTCCTCTTTGGCAATTTCAATCATGTTTATTTCAAGTTTGCTTTTCTCTGAGAATATTTCTCCAACTTTATTAATCTTTTGGCAGTATTTTAATAACGCCCTTGGTATTCCACTAATTTCCATTATGGCACCTTTAACAAGTTCCTTAAATTCATCATCTTTGAGTTTCTGCTTAGAGATAACCCCTTTTTGTGCGAGACACATTAAAAGCAACTCTGTTGACTTTTCGGGAGAAAGTGGAGAGACATTAATAACTTTCACTTCTCCAAGGAAAGCTTGTTTTAGAGCTTTCATTTCAAATAAGTTTGTTGCACTTGCAACTGATCCGCTAATAATAAACCAAGGCATTTCTTTTGGATCTTCAAGGGTTTGGATAACTGTTCTTAAAATCTTTGCAAATTTCGTTATTAGAGGTCCTAAGCATTGTACCTCATCAAAAAAGATCCTTGTCTTAGGTTTTAAAGACAGGAGAACATCCTCCAGTGTTAAACTTTCACACATTTTTCTGACGGTGGTTTTTTGATATCCTTTTATAAGTTTTGAAAAAAGTCCTGGAATTACCTTGAATGCTCCTCCAATTTCCCCCTCAGTTCTTGTGGATTCAATAATTTGAATAACCTTTCCATAAAGAGGAGAGGAATGTTTAATTAAATTATGAGTTAGTGCTTGTGTGCAGATTTTTGTGGCAATTTCTTGAAACACTTTATTCTCGGTTTCGTAATTAATGTTTGTTTTTTCTTCAAGTCCAAATTTTTCAAGGTCTATCTAAATTTGTGTGTTGGGATCAATGCTATTAAGGGCCTTGTATAGATCATTAAATTCTTTATCTCGGCCAATAAGACACTCCTTTTTGTAGCTGAATTTATTGAGAGAATAATCACATGCACTTGCCATAATGTCACCTGGGGTAATGACCCACCTTAGTATTATTTAAAGATTTTAGCCTCTAATGTTAACTAAATATCAAATTTCCAAAAAATTTTTGGGATAACATTCAAAAATTATTAAAAAATTTGATAATTTTACATTGATTTTTACTACTTTGAAACCGGAATTTTTGGGGAATTATCTTAACGTATTTAACGGAATAACTCAAGAGTTTATTAGTTCGGGCCATATTATGTTGTTATAATGGCTTCTCCATAGAAATGGTCGGTAGGACAGCTTATATAAAAGCATACCTCAGCGAGTGGTCTAAGTTTTCAGATGCTATTTTTGATATTTG
This is a stretch of genomic DNA from Pyrococcus kukulkanii. It encodes these proteins:
- a CDS encoding DNA-directed DNA polymerase II small subunit, yielding MDEFVRSLIKNNYLLTPAAYYILVEHFRRGEFSLAELIKFAKSRGTFIIDDAIASEFLKVRGLEAPVEEKVGYISTGKIEQTTPESHEEQIITEGTQEKEQFSAEIVEEVKMAEENVSAGESYISTGTSSETLSSSSSVVSEEGIIEEISERESSISTGNEAQEFEVPEDVFGVIEEQQELLSNGNGEENNNGETVVLTKYGLPMVYGPEEITEKKEYSIYEGFTIEPNPNFTYAQIEPDYEVKFDVRHVKLKPPKAKNANGKEGEIIVEAYASLFRSRLKKLRRILRENPEIKTVVDIAKLRYVKGDEEVTIIGLVNDKRETNKGLIFEIEDQTGRVKVFLPKDSEDYRDAFKVLPDAVVAFKGFYSKKGIFFANKFYLPDVPLYRKQKPPLEEKVYAILISDIHVGSKEFCEKAFMKFLEWLNGYVETKEEEEIVSRVKYLIIAGDVVDGIGVYPGQYSDLIIPDIFDQYEALANLLANVPKHITMFIGPGNHDAARPAIPQPEFYEEYAKPIYKLKNAVIISNPAVIRLHGRDFLIAHGRGIEDVVSFVPGLTHHKPGLPMVELLKMRHLAPTFGGKVPIAPDPEDLLVIEEVPDLVQMGHVHVYDAVVYRGIQLVNSATWQAQTEFQKMVNIVPTPGKVPVVDVESAKVVKVLDFSRWC
- a CDS encoding ORC1-type DNA replication protein, whose translation is MDRGEQLHLDKLFEKLLKARKIFKNKEVLRHSYTPKDLPHRHEQIETLAQILVPVLRGETPSNIFVYGKTGTGKTVTVKFVTEELKKISKKYNIPVDVIYINCEITDTHYRVLANIVNHFKHETGIEVPLVGWPTDEVYAKLKQVIDMKERFVIIVLDEIDKLVKKSGDEVLYSLTRINTELKRAKVSVIGISNDLKFKEYLDPRVLSSLSEEEVVFPPYDANQLRDILMQRAEEAFYPGVLDEGVIPLCAALAAREHGDARKALDLLRVAGEIAEREGADKVTESHVWKAQEKIEQDMMEEVIKTLPLQSKVLLYAIVLLDENGDLPANTGEVYSVYRDLCEYIDLEPLTQRRISDLINELDMLGIINAKVVSKGRYGRTKEIRLNVTPYKIRNVFRYDYTIQPLLAISLKSEQRRLV
- a CDS encoding S-methyl-5'-thioadenosine phosphorylase; the protein is MPKVGIIGGSGVYGVFEPKETVKVHTPYGRPSAPVEIGEIEGVEVAFIPRHGKYHEFPPHEVPYRANIWALKELGVKRVIGINAVGSLKEEYKPGDIVIIDQFIDFTKKREYTFYNGPKVAHISMADPFCPELRRIFIETAKELNLPVHEKGTYICIEGPRFSTRAESRMFRQFADVIGMTLVPEVNLARELGMCYVNISTVTDYDVWAEKPVDAQEVLRVMKENEEKVQRLLRKAIPKIPEERKCGCADVLKTAFV
- a CDS encoding AAA family ATPase, with protein sequence MFSTRPIRNEKDLFGRRHREAVRKLNKAVEEGDFAAILGPRRVGKTSVINVFLNKYGSKYKYLYYDLAFGMGQEAISYTELVPVMSNISEEDLDYSATLSLGIVRMDIRPRKVVEFQNAFLNLLRFLNKRGEKVVIIFDEAQVLPRFAPLNMLGMLQTISDGFENVTVVLSGSMPGLLERILNPSEDKPFFARYVEKIHVSRWKLEESVEYLKRGLAKIGYTEDELVEAATELSNVPGFLAYYGRLRVNGEPHDKALLATVEYAVKLWKLDVRNFIRIYKSPAYVVALKKVAKGPSFGVTTEEILAEVTSLTGISERRAKSVLRNLVDGGLLIKPKRGIYQIPEKPLRKAILELQDRDVYNI
- a CDS encoding putative toxin-antitoxin system toxin component, PIN family codes for the protein MAIRVVLDTSILVSALKSRNPQRSPAWRILRALVTGKVENYLSRDIYEEMSRVLMEIAGGTEKELLALQILTLVKRKSTIISPKPKFSNNHEFLEKLKDPDDAKFFDVAYSANAEYIISENTKHIIQIRDRKTKTYSFNGRKVKILRAKEFIEELSLK